A single Candidatus Pacearchaeota archaeon DNA region contains:
- a CDS encoding NYN domain-containing protein has translation MKNILLIDGENFKGKIKSVFQSEVNNSLVWHEYDFEGLFNKVLEGIDVNEVWFYFARIKKHSKSSGKSKQLIEEQRLLKTHLEGCGFKVIMAGSVRGNINKAGILVFKEKGVDVRIGVDMVILACDKKADLIILGSSDSDLQPAIKEVSTRGINCIYLGFEMQPNKGMTYTTTRTILIRNSEVIAFKNKKNILPI, from the coding sequence ATGAAAAACATTTTACTTATAGATGGAGAAAATTTTAAAGGTAAAATAAAAAGTGTTTTTCAATCTGAAGTAAATAATAGTTTAGTCTGGCATGAGTACGACTTTGAGGGTCTTTTTAATAAGGTTCTTGAAGGAATAGACGTTAATGAGGTATGGTTTTATTTCGCTCGTATTAAAAAGCATTCTAAAAGTTCGGGAAAATCCAAGCAATTAATCGAAGAGCAGAGACTGCTTAAGACCCACCTAGAGGGTTGTGGTTTTAAAGTGATAATGGCTGGTAGTGTTAGGGGAAATATTAATAAAGCTGGTATATTAGTTTTTAAGGAAAAAGGTGTAGACGTAAGAATTGGAGTAGATATGGTTATTTTGGCTTGTGATAAAAAAGCTGATTTAATAATTTTAGGTAGTTCTGATTCTGATTTGCAGCCAGCTATTAAAGAGGTTTCTACTAGAGGAATAAATTGTATTTATCTTGGATTTGAAATGCAACCAAATAAAGGAATGACATATACAACCACAAGAACTATTCTTATTAGAAATTCGGAAGTTATAGCATTTAAGAATAAAAAAAATATTTTACCAATATAA
- a CDS encoding HU family DNA-binding protein, translating into MTKDDIVEAIVKKTAMAKKDAAEALNTIIEEITKTLSKGGDVTLTGFGTFKVGARAAREGRNPKTGEKIKIPAMKTPKFKAGKGLKDAVR; encoded by the coding sequence ATGACAAAAGACGATATCGTAGAAGCAATTGTTAAAAAAACAGCCATGGCAAAGAAAGATGCTGCTGAGGCTTTAAATACAATCATTGAAGAAATAACAAAAACTCTATCAAAAGGTGGAGATGTAACTTTGACAGGATTTGGAACATTCAAAGTAGGCGCAAGAGCTGCCAGAGAAGGAAGAAATCCTAAAACAGGAGAAAAAATCAAGATCCCTGCAATGAAGACTCCAAAATTCAAAGCTGGAAAAGGATTGAAAGACGCTGTTAGATAA
- a CDS encoding tail fiber domain-containing protein, which produces MKKQKYFIIFLLLLLGLGFSIFQYLETFKAEIVSAVAVGTPNPGHTWSSMECNSSSLCVDASNNRLGIGTANPSAPLQIGEGTANGTILYRGLILSGGWSSSVTRQQNLITFKATDSVNSNPFSDTSGESFKNFHLGIVSDADYYQGDRFSIIQAGSERLTVSANTGYVGIGSAFGSGSLAPGNSLHIANGANSQLRLSEITGAFYTDIGRDPTDGYLRFDNDQQGYKFLNQGAEAFRITSTGVGIGGITPSYQLQLSTNSAAKPTSSSWTIASDERIKKDIRSFTDGLSVIEEINPVWYKYNGKAGFTADGKEYIGVVAQDMQKVYPYTINTFKAKLNETDTTETELLNFDAHAVTFLLINSVKELKAENDALKQLVCLDHPTAEICK; this is translated from the coding sequence ATGAAAAAACAAAAATATTTTATTATTTTTCTTCTTTTATTGCTAGGATTAGGTTTCTCAATTTTTCAATATTTAGAAACTTTTAAAGCCGAAATTGTTTCTGCTGTAGCAGTTGGTACTCCCAATCCAGGTCATACTTGGAGCTCTATGGAATGTAATTCTAGTTCTTTATGCGTCGACGCGTCGAATAACAGATTAGGAATAGGAACAGCAAATCCATCTGCACCACTTCAAATAGGTGAGGGAACAGCAAATGGAACGATACTTTATCGAGGATTAATATTAAGTGGAGGGTGGTCGAGTAGTGTTACGAGGCAACAAAATCTTATTACTTTTAAAGCGACAGATAGTGTTAATTCTAATCCATTTTCAGATACAAGTGGAGAATCTTTTAAGAATTTTCATTTAGGCATAGTGTCTGATGCAGATTATTATCAAGGTGATAGATTTTCTATAATTCAAGCAGGGAGTGAGCGTCTTACAGTGAGTGCTAATACTGGTTATGTCGGTATTGGATCAGCTTTTGGATCAGGATCGCTTGCTCCAGGAAATTCTTTACATATTGCTAATGGTGCTAATAGTCAACTTAGACTTTCAGAAATAACAGGAGCATTTTATACTGATATTGGTCGTGATCCAACGGACGGTTATCTTAGATTTGATAACGATCAACAGGGTTATAAGTTTTTAAATCAAGGTGCTGAGGCATTTCGGATCACAAGTACTGGTGTCGGTATAGGAGGAATAACACCTTCATATCAACTACAGCTTTCAACTAATTCGGCAGCTAAACCCACTTCTAGTAGCTGGACTATTGCTTCTGACGAAAGAATAAAGAAAGATATTAGAAGTTTTACTGATGGACTTTCTGTAATAGAAGAAATTAATCCCGTATGGTATAAATATAATGGTAAGGCTGGTTTTACTGCTGACGGAAAAGAATATATCGGTGTTGTTGCTCAGGACATGCAGAAGGTATATCCGTATACTATTAATACATTTAAGGCAAAATTAAATGAAACTGATACTACTGAAACAGAACTTTTGAATTTTGATGCTCATGCTGTAACCTTTCTTCTAATAAATTCTGTAAAAGAACTAAAAGCTGAGAATGATGCGTTAAAGCAACTGGTTTGTCTTGATCATCCTACAGCAGAAATCTGTAAATAA
- the infB gene encoding translation initiation factor IF-2 has product MAENNKQPDVISRPPVVVVLGHIDHGKTSLLMAIREFNVLEKESGGITQHVGAYQIEHNQKKITFIDTPGHESFSAIRGRGSKLADIAVLVIDAGEGVKKQTKEAIALIKNAKLTTIVALNKMDKPGANPEMVKQQLSKEDILVESWGGQVPTVEISAKTGQGITDLLDMIQLVAEVEDLKAETGVLAEGTIVEAYLDPKKGPTTTVLVENGTLGRGDFIGTDSVVGKIKNLGDFLQKEIKEADPSDPVVIIGFENVPAVGEKFRAYSSYEEAKANLKQREIKRDAFEFDPSKKYLNLVIKGDAQGSLEGIEEVLKILPQDNICIRVIRSEVGDITEQDVKMAKTSEAVIIAFRVKKDKVAEISAENNKVKVYDFSIIYELAQKVRELMERKLTKEKERIDLGEIEVLAIFRTEKNRQIVGGNVIEGEVQKGALLEIFREEEKIGHGRIIELQSNKKDFDVVKKGKECGILYQGSERIKEGDTLVVFKEEYKQEEL; this is encoded by the coding sequence ATGGCAGAAAATAATAAACAACCTGATGTAATTTCAAGACCGCCAGTGGTGGTTGTTTTGGGGCATATTGATCACGGCAAAACCTCCTTATTGATGGCAATTAGAGAATTCAATGTTTTAGAAAAAGAATCAGGTGGAATTACTCAGCACGTTGGCGCTTATCAAATAGAACACAATCAAAAGAAGATAACCTTTATTGATACTCCTGGTCATGAATCTTTTTCAGCGATAAGAGGTAGAGGATCTAAATTGGCAGATATTGCTGTTTTAGTTATTGATGCTGGCGAGGGAGTTAAAAAACAAACTAAAGAAGCTATTGCTCTTATCAAAAATGCTAAATTAACAACTATAGTGGCTTTGAATAAAATGGACAAACCAGGAGCTAATCCAGAGATGGTTAAACAACAATTATCCAAAGAAGATATTCTTGTTGAATCGTGGGGGGGGCAAGTTCCGACGGTTGAAATATCAGCTAAGACGGGACAGGGTATAACAGATTTATTAGATATGATTCAATTAGTTGCCGAAGTAGAAGATTTAAAAGCAGAAACAGGAGTTTTAGCCGAAGGAACGATTGTCGAAGCATATCTTGATCCAAAGAAGGGACCAACAACTACTGTTTTAGTAGAAAATGGGACATTAGGGCGAGGAGATTTTATTGGAACTGATTCTGTTGTGGGCAAAATTAAGAATTTAGGAGATTTTTTACAAAAAGAAATAAAAGAAGCTGATCCATCTGATCCAGTGGTAATTATTGGGTTTGAAAATGTCCCCGCGGTAGGAGAAAAGTTTCGCGCATATTCCTCTTATGAAGAAGCTAAGGCTAATTTAAAGCAAAGAGAAATAAAGAGAGATGCTTTTGAATTTGACCCTAGTAAAAAATATTTAAATTTAGTAATTAAGGGAGATGCACAGGGTTCTCTTGAGGGAATAGAAGAAGTTTTGAAAATTTTACCACAAGATAATATTTGTATCCGTGTAATCAGAAGTGAGGTGGGGGATATTACAGAGCAGGATGTTAAAATGGCAAAAACCAGTGAAGCAGTAATTATTGCTTTTAGAGTAAAAAAAGACAAAGTGGCAGAAATTAGTGCTGAAAATAATAAAGTTAAAGTTTACGATTTTTCTATTATTTATGAGTTAGCTCAGAAAGTAAGAGAATTAATGGAAAGAAAACTGACTAAAGAAAAAGAAAGAATTGACTTAGGAGAGATTGAAGTTTTGGCTATTTTTAGAACAGAGAAAAATAGGCAGATAGTGGGAGGTAATGTTATTGAAGGAGAGGTGCAAAAAGGAGCATTATTAGAAATATTTAGAGAAGAAGAAAAGATTGGTCATGGAAGAATAATTGAATTACAGTCAAACAAAAAAGACTTCGATGTTGTTAAGAAAGGAAAAGAGTGTGGAATACTTTATCAGGGTAGCGAAAGAATAAAAGAAGGAGATACTTTGGTTGTTTTTAAGGAAGAGTATAAGCAAGAAGAACTATAA
- a CDS encoding DUF2341 domain-containing protein, with the protein MSSIIKTKKFIAFISIILFSIIGAFLFLHKSEIFSDLIPVSAAGESWLSGYGYRKTVTVNSASALSNYQIKLTVPYVTSKMNTDFSDLRFTSSDGATELSYWIESYTASTPAIVWVKVPSISSGDNTIYIYYGKNSATTASNGDDTFDFFDDFNNEFINRSKWINTSYGYINTCPSLVYGSSVTCTASNIGSDVIYKFTIPGTTGSNTSETSYWAFPYGVTAVNYLVVGGGGGGGDDRGGGGGAGGVLSGTDNLPASGSAVTITVGRGGWSDANGGGSTFNDVSVTGGGGGGYFGVDGNNGGSGGGSGTGWGTSSYVHYGGTGIAGQGYAGGNSYYGILARRNTGGGGGAGGAGIGLSSRPDGGAGITSSITGSSVTYAGGGGGGDQESSYSYYGAGLGGSSVGGAGGGHLTTNKNGGNGVVNTGSGGGGAGNDGSSAGAPGNGSSGIVITKFTQPLLTWRGSMALLSGELKSTTTLDKLASVGTFNSGVVLETKSRYASLPTNGYQVAGFYLSSSNGIGYLNHPSGEWYRNDANWVSMAAPPPASTNLRTKISVKSDSAVDISVTNYDTGASYQSVSDINNTVLNEPIVLGSRYDDLYGGLYESGQSYEAYWDWVFVRKYSSVEPTSSLGTEENYVSATSSGSALSCFITSGTCSGTTVFNMENYLGGHAELYSGSNYRYKVCCTGISSNSCSSNYAVVLRLSDTANAHVEQNDKSNSAYDSNKACISKTGSISCSYASSCASLGSNYACLASISENAGSGDAGTNAHVGVCGVYTTQVCCTSGIPASSCTVGILSTPSITAAGNVQLCSDADITNSADPCYSICWKGTGSPDLTSSDWKCSTCKDSSNNVVSCYSGGNTYSWTLSGGHSSSSDYTVDSLTIPNPVFNFNVADNTRKATLSINSNLCAGTTLSILPRWREISPFQ; encoded by the coding sequence ATGTCCTCAATAATTAAAACCAAAAAATTTATTGCATTTATTTCAATCATTTTGTTTTCAATTATTGGGGCATTTTTGTTTTTACATAAATCAGAAATTTTTTCTGATCTTATTCCTGTTTCAGCGGCGGGAGAAAGTTGGTTATCTGGTTATGGATATAGAAAAACAGTGACCGTAAATAGTGCTTCAGCACTAAGTAATTATCAGATTAAATTAACTGTTCCATATGTTACTTCAAAAATGAATACTGATTTTAGTGATTTAAGATTTACATCGTCAGATGGAGCAACCGAGCTTTCTTATTGGATCGAATCGTATACTGCCTCAACTCCAGCAATAGTTTGGGTGAAAGTTCCTTCTATTAGTAGTGGCGATAATACAATATATATATATTACGGAAAAAATTCTGCAACTACCGCTTCTAATGGAGACGATACCTTTGATTTTTTTGATGATTTTAATAACGAATTTATAAATAGATCTAAATGGATAAATACTAGTTATGGTTATATAAATACTTGTCCTTCTCTGGTCTATGGATCTTCAGTAACTTGCACAGCATCAAATATAGGATCAGATGTTATTTATAAATTTACTATACCTGGAACAACTGGTAGTAATACCTCTGAAACAAGTTATTGGGCTTTTCCTTATGGTGTGACTGCCGTTAATTATCTTGTTGTCGGTGGTGGAGGAGGTGGTGGGGATGATCGTGGTGGTGGAGGAGGAGCTGGAGGAGTATTATCTGGCACTGATAATTTACCAGCATCAGGCTCTGCTGTTACGATAACTGTCGGCCGTGGTGGTTGGTCAGACGCTAATGGAGGAGGTTCAACATTTAATGATGTTTCGGTTACGGGTGGTGGTGGAGGTGGTTATTTTGGGGTTGATGGCAACAATGGTGGATCTGGTGGTGGTTCAGGGACAGGGTGGGGGACTAGTTCATACGTACATTATGGTGGAACTGGAATTGCTGGGCAAGGATATGCTGGAGGTAATTCATATTATGGTATATTGGCTCGTCGAAATACTGGAGGAGGAGGAGGAGCTGGAGGAGCTGGCATAGGCTTATCATCAAGGCCTGATGGTGGAGCCGGAATTACTAGTTCTATTACAGGTTCTAGTGTTACTTATGCTGGAGGCGGTGGAGGAGGGGATCAAGAATCAAGTTATTCTTATTATGGAGCTGGACTTGGTGGTTCAAGTGTGGGTGGAGCGGGGGGTGGTCATCTCACTACAAATAAGAATGGAGGAAATGGGGTAGTGAACACTGGTTCTGGTGGCGGTGGAGCTGGCAATGATGGATCTAGTGCGGGCGCACCTGGTAACGGTAGTTCTGGAATAGTTATTACAAAATTTACTCAGCCATTACTAACTTGGAGAGGATCAATGGCCCTTTTAAGTGGAGAATTAAAATCAACAACTACCTTAGATAAATTAGCATCTGTAGGAACCTTTAATAGTGGGGTTGTTTTAGAAACTAAATCTCGTTATGCTTCTCTTCCAACTAATGGTTATCAGGTTGCAGGATTTTATCTTTCATCATCTAACGGTATCGGGTATCTTAATCATCCTTCTGGTGAATGGTATCGTAATGATGCTAATTGGGTGAGTATGGCAGCGCCGCCACCAGCATCAACTAACTTACGAACAAAGATTTCAGTAAAGAGTGATTCGGCAGTAGATATTTCTGTGACTAATTATGATACAGGCGCATCTTATCAAAGCGTGTCTGATATTAATAATACAGTTTTAAATGAGCCAATTGTTTTAGGATCAAGATATGATGATCTATATGGTGGCTTATATGAGTCTGGTCAATCTTACGAGGCTTATTGGGATTGGGTTTTTGTTCGTAAATATTCATCAGTTGAACCAACATCATCACTTGGAACCGAAGAAAATTATGTGTCTGCAACATCTAGTGGTAGCGCATTGAGTTGTTTTATTACCAGTGGTACTTGTAGCGGAACAACAGTTTTTAATATGGAAAATTATCTTGGGGGTCATGCTGAATTATATAGCGGAAGTAATTATCGCTATAAGGTTTGTTGTACGGGAATATCATCAAATTCATGCTCATCAAATTATGCAGTCGTTTTAAGATTATCTGATACGGCCAACGCTCATGTGGAACAAAATGATAAAAGCAATAGTGCGTACGACTCAAATAAGGCCTGTATTTCTAAGACGGGTTCAATAAGTTGCAGTTATGCAAGTAGTTGTGCTTCTCTTGGTTCAAATTATGCTTGCTTGGCTTCAATTTCTGAGAACGCTGGTTCTGGAGATGCTGGTACAAATGCTCATGTTGGAGTTTGTGGTGTATATACAACCCAGGTTTGTTGTACCTCAGGTATCCCTGCTAGTTCTTGCACTGTAGGAATATTATCGACTCCATCAATAACTGCGGCGGGAAATGTTCAATTATGTTCCGATGCTGATATCACAAATTCTGCAGATCCTTGTTATTCAATATGTTGGAAAGGAACAGGAAGCCCTGATTTAACTAGTTCTGATTGGAAGTGTAGTACTTGTAAAGATTCAAGCAATAATGTAGTTTCTTGTTATTCTGGAGGAAACACATATAGTTGGACTTTATCGGGCGGTCATTCATCTTCTTCAGACTATACGGTGGATAGCCTAACTATTCCTAATCCAGTTTTTAATTTTAATGTTGCTGATAATACAAGAAAAGCAACCTTAAGTATTAATAGTAATCTTTGTGCTGGCACAACTTTATCAATATTGCCAAGATGGAGAGAGATATCACCATTTCAATAA
- a CDS encoding VanW family protein, translating into MFKQRLGLIFLLIFIAIIIGSFYYIFEVKYAEKIYPNIYIGGLNMEGKTILESKSLIDEKLNIVDQEGISFYYDDNKVTVYPINSSSDAAVVDVLVDFKVDETINKAMLFGRSGNFVNDSKDRLDLILGNNHYVKLIVNFDNDKIINDLKQGFSILNPQNAVYYFDSENNLLIKQGRAGKVIYYEESMNTLRNNLGELDFSNIILEGNDANPEISEADCLAMKDKVESNLALAPIKLKYNKDEWIIDKASLLEMVVLSKKESNLFIDLDKNKIKKYIEENVATEINQDYVLPKFTLNDGKVENFIPGKEGRELDIDLTVNLLAGLLTNPFEELNLSVKIIPYSNENEGVNDILGIKEIIGKYSLGFDGSTNARTSNIKNGAKSLNGLLLKPGEEFSMLEALGSIDEEHGYVKEAVIKGNAISYEFGGGLCHTSTTLFRATLDAGLPITMRQNHSYNMPYYQPAGIDATIYSPSPDFKFINDTGNYILIQAEVKNKELTIELWGIKDGRTVNRTEPVIYNIVKPNPNKIIKTYSLASGQVKCTYAAYDGADAYFDYEVTYPDGTVKKERFNSHYIPRQGVCLVGI; encoded by the coding sequence ATGTTTAAGCAGAGATTAGGATTAATATTTTTACTAATTTTTATAGCCATTATAATTGGCTCATTTTATTATATTTTTGAAGTTAAGTATGCCGAAAAAATTTATCCCAATATTTACATCGGAGGATTAAATATGGAAGGAAAAACAATATTAGAATCAAAAAGCTTAATAGATGAAAAATTGAATATTGTCGATCAAGAAGGTATTTCTTTTTATTATGACGATAATAAGGTGACTGTCTATCCTATTAATTCTTCTTCCGATGCAGCTGTTGTGGATGTTTTAGTTGATTTTAAAGTTGATGAAACTATTAATAAGGCGATGTTGTTTGGGCGAAGCGGTAATTTTGTGAATGATTCTAAAGATAGACTAGATCTAATTTTAGGCAATAATCACTACGTTAAATTAATAGTTAATTTTGATAATGATAAAATTATTAACGATTTAAAACAAGGTTTTTCTATTCTTAATCCCCAAAATGCTGTTTATTATTTTGATTCTGAAAATAATTTATTGATCAAACAAGGAAGAGCAGGTAAAGTAATCTATTATGAAGAGTCAATGAATACTTTAAGGAATAATTTAGGTGAACTTGATTTTTCTAATATTATTTTAGAGGGCAATGATGCTAATCCTGAGATATCAGAAGCCGATTGTCTGGCAATGAAAGACAAAGTAGAGAGTAATTTAGCTTTAGCTCCGATTAAATTAAAATATAATAAAGATGAATGGATTATTGATAAAGCATCTTTATTAGAAATGGTAGTTTTGTCAAAAAAAGAATCAAATTTGTTTATTGATTTAGATAAAAATAAAATTAAAAAATACATAGAAGAAAACGTAGCAACAGAAATAAATCAAGATTATGTTTTGCCAAAATTTACCCTAAACGACGGGAAAGTTGAAAATTTTATACCAGGCAAAGAGGGAAGAGAGTTAGATATTGATTTAACAGTAAATTTATTAGCTGGTTTATTAACTAATCCTTTCGAGGAATTGAATCTTTCTGTTAAAATAATACCTTATTCTAATGAAAATGAAGGAGTTAATGATATTTTAGGAATTAAAGAAATTATTGGTAAATATTCTTTAGGATTTGATGGTTCAACAAATGCAAGAACTTCAAATATTAAAAATGGGGCCAAATCTCTTAATGGATTATTGCTAAAACCAGGTGAAGAATTTTCTATGCTCGAAGCTCTTGGTTCCATAGATGAGGAGCATGGATACGTTAAGGAGGCGGTTATAAAAGGCAATGCCATTTCTTATGAATTTGGAGGGGGGCTTTGTCATACAAGTACTACTCTTTTTAGGGCGACCCTTGATGCAGGGCTACCAATAACTATGCGTCAAAATCATTCTTATAATATGCCTTATTATCAACCAGCAGGAATTGATGCTACAATTTATAGTCCTTCCCCGGATTTTAAATTTATCAATGATACAGGAAATTACATTTTGATACAGGCGGAAGTAAAAAATAAAGAATTAACTATTGAATTGTGGGGAATAAAAGATGGAAGAACTGTAAATAGAACAGAACCAGTTATTTATAATATAGTCAAACCTAATCCTAATAAGATCATTAAGACTTATAGTTTAGCTAGTGGTCAAGTAAAATGTACCTATGCTGCTTACGATGGAGCTGATGCATATTTTGACTATGAAGTTACTTATCCCGATGGAACAGTAAAAAAAGAACGTTTTAATTCTCACTATATTCCACGTCAAGGAGTTTGTCTTGTTGGGATATAA
- the rny gene encoding ribonuclease Y: METLLIVAAIVSLFVGGIIGYYIRQSIARKRAGTIEAELQKKITQTRQTAEEIMSKAKAKAEEIENKSYADIEERQKVVIKAENRLFKKEEEIEAKDKQTVEKEKEAVEKLEKAKQVRDELDQLRIESIKKLEKIAGLNKEQAKVELLEKTEKEYEVDVLERIRKLELRGIEQYEKKAKEIIATAVQSYALPQTQEITTSSVVLPSEEIKGRIIGKEGRNIRAFEKAAGVELIVDETPGLVIISSFNPVRREVAKIALEKLLRDGRIQPARVETEIEKATEEVNKKIREAGEAAVYETGVLDLPEKLIQVLGRLQYRTSYGQNVLNHSIEVAHLAAALASEIGINVALCKKAGLLHDIGKALDYKIEGSHTDIGAKILEKFNIDPAIISAMKSHHEEYPYESSEAVIVQTADQISGARPGARKDTLENYLKRLEDLEDIANSFNGVEKSYAIQGGRELRVFVKPKEVDDLTAHKLAREVAQKIQQELKYPGEIKVMVIRESRVTEYAK; encoded by the coding sequence ATGGAAACATTATTGATTGTGGCAGCGATTGTTTCGTTGTTTGTGGGTGGCATTATTGGTTATTACATTCGTCAGTCAATCGCTAGAAAAAGAGCAGGAACTATTGAAGCAGAATTGCAGAAAAAGATTACTCAGACTAGACAAACCGCTGAAGAGATAATGAGCAAGGCTAAAGCAAAGGCAGAAGAAATAGAGAATAAATCATATGCCGATATAGAAGAGAGACAGAAGGTAGTTATAAAAGCAGAAAATAGACTTTTTAAAAAAGAAGAAGAAATAGAAGCAAAAGACAAACAAACCGTAGAAAAAGAAAAGGAAGCTGTTGAAAAACTAGAGAAAGCAAAACAGGTAAGAGACGAACTAGATCAATTAAGAATTGAATCTATTAAAAAACTAGAAAAAATAGCAGGGCTGAATAAAGAACAGGCTAAAGTTGAGTTATTAGAAAAAACAGAAAAAGAATACGAAGTAGACGTATTAGAGAGAATAAGAAAACTTGAATTAAGAGGAATTGAGCAATACGAAAAAAAAGCAAAAGAAATTATTGCAACTGCCGTTCAGTCCTATGCTCTTCCTCAAACACAGGAAATCACTACTTCTTCGGTTGTTCTTCCCTCTGAAGAAATTAAAGGAAGAATTATTGGAAAAGAAGGAAGAAATATTAGAGCTTTTGAAAAAGCAGCCGGAGTTGAATTAATTGTTGATGAAACTCCTGGATTAGTAATTATTTCTAGTTTTAATCCAGTCAGAAGGGAAGTAGCGAAGATTGCTTTAGAAAAATTATTAAGAGACGGCAGAATACAACCAGCGAGAGTTGAAACTGAGATTGAAAAAGCTACAGAAGAAGTAAATAAGAAGATAAGAGAAGCAGGAGAAGCAGCGGTATATGAAACTGGAGTATTAGATCTTCCTGAAAAATTAATTCAGGTATTAGGAAGACTACAATACAGAACCAGTTATGGTCAAAACGTATTAAATCATTCAATCGAAGTAGCTCATTTAGCTGCCGCATTGGCTTCAGAAATAGGAATAAACGTGGCTCTTTGCAAAAAAGCTGGTTTATTGCATGATATAGGAAAAGCCCTTGACTATAAGATAGAAGGGTCTCATACTGATATTGGAGCTAAGATATTAGAGAAGTTTAACATAGACCCAGCAATTATTTCTGCGATGAAATCGCATCATGAAGAATATCCGTACGAAAGTTCAGAGGCAGTTATTGTTCAGACTGCTGATCAGATATCAGGAGCTAGACCAGGAGCTAGAAAAGATACTTTAGAGAATTATTTAAAGAGATTGGAAGACCTAGAAGACATTGCTAATTCGTTTAACGGGGTTGAAAAATCATATGCTATTCAAGGAGGAAGAGAATTAAGAGTATTTGTTAAGCCAAAAGAAGTAGATGATTTAACAGCTCATAAGCTAGCAAGAGAAGTAGCTCAAAAGATTCAACAGGAATTAAAATATCCTGGAGAAATTAAGGTTATGGTAATAAGAGAATCGAGAGTAACCGAATATGCGAAATAA
- a CDS encoding trypsin-like peptidase domain-containing protein, which yields MKKSPIVEIAKKICPAVITIIASRDLPQIDEFYFLPYKGEKVAFPKNVNSEKQMTKIGGGSGFIVSKDGYVLTCNHVVEEMDADYTVILDPDKRYKAKVLSRDPLTDTAILKIEDGVAFPFLKMGDSDNVELGEAVIAVGNPLGEFEDTLSAGIVSGLSRKITAYNGANTTSKVTSLRGLIQTDAAINPGNSGGPLVNMNGEVIAINTAMIMGAENIGFALPINYIKEDLKEIKKEGRIKRPYLGVKYIILNDHISKANKLECCYGALIVREMFGEPAVAKNSSADQAGLKEYDIILEINGKKITQDNSINDVLAECAVGENIHLLVLRNREEIKLETILKERK from the coding sequence ATGAAAAAATCTCCAATCGTAGAAATAGCGAAGAAGATTTGTCCAGCGGTAATAACAATTATCGCTTCTCGTGATTTACCACAAATCGATGAATTTTACTTCCTTCCTTACAAAGGAGAGAAGGTTGCTTTTCCTAAAAATGTAAATAGTGAAAAACAAATGACTAAAATTGGAGGGGGAAGTGGATTTATTGTTTCTAAAGATGGGTACGTTTTAACTTGTAATCACGTAGTTGAAGAAATGGATGCAGACTATACAGTTATTCTTGATCCAGACAAAAGATATAAGGCAAAAGTTCTATCAAGAGATCCTTTGACTGATACAGCTATTTTAAAAATTGAAGATGGAGTAGCTTTTCCTTTTTTAAAAATGGGAGATTCTGATAATGTTGAGCTAGGAGAAGCAGTAATCGCAGTTGGAAATCCTTTAGGAGAATTTGAAGATACCCTATCAGCGGGAATTGTTTCTGGATTAAGTAGAAAAATTACAGCATATAATGGAGCGAATACTACATCAAAAGTTACTAGTTTAAGAGGATTGATTCAAACCGATGCTGCTATTAATCCTGGTAATTCAGGAGGACCACTAGTAAATATGAATGGGGAAGTGATAGCGATAAATACAGCCATGATAATGGGAGCAGAGAATATCGGATTTGCTTTACCAATTAATTACATCAAAGAAGATTTAAAGGAAATTAAAAAAGAAGGAAGAATTAAGAGGCCGTATTTAGGAGTAAAGTATATTATTCTAAACGACCATATATCCAAGGCAAACAAATTAGAATGTTGTTACGGAGCATTAATAGTAAGAGAAATGTTTGGTGAACCAGCTGTGGCTAAAAATTCTAGCGCTGATCAAGCTGGATTAAAAGAGTACGATATTATTTTAGAAATTAATGGTAAGAAGATAACTCAAGATAATTCGATTAATGATGTCCTAGCAGAATGTGCAGTAGGAGAAAATATACATCTATTAGTTTTAAGGAATAGAGAAGAGATTAAATTAGAAACGATTCTTAAAGAAAGAAAATAA